A window of the Acidovorax sp. YS12 genome harbors these coding sequences:
- the mlaD gene encoding outer membrane lipid asymmetry maintenance protein MlaD yields MQHSKNDVWVGLFVMIGAAALVFLALQSANLLNISFQSGYRVTALFDNIGGLKPKAAVRSAGVVVGRVESIAFDDTTYQAQVTLSLQDSYKFPRDSSLKILTSGLLGDQYIGIDPGADEKNLANGDKVTSTQSAVVLENLIGQFLYGKAEEGGSAPGNSNKK; encoded by the coding sequence ATGCAGCATTCCAAGAACGATGTCTGGGTCGGCCTGTTCGTCATGATCGGCGCTGCGGCGCTGGTTTTCCTGGCGCTGCAGTCGGCCAACCTGCTCAATATCAGCTTCCAGTCGGGCTACCGCGTTACGGCGCTGTTCGACAACATCGGCGGGCTCAAGCCCAAGGCGGCGGTGCGCAGCGCCGGCGTGGTGGTCGGGCGCGTGGAGTCGATCGCGTTCGACGACACCACCTACCAGGCCCAGGTGACGCTGTCGCTGCAGGACAGCTACAAGTTTCCCCGCGACAGCTCGCTCAAGATCCTGACCAGCGGCCTGCTGGGCGACCAGTACATCGGCATCGACCCCGGTGCCGACGAGAAGAACCTCGCCAACGGCGACAAGGTGACCTCCACCCAGTCCGCCGTGGTGCTGGAAAACCTCATCGGCCAGTTCCTCTACGGCAAGGCCGAGGAGGGCGGCAGCGCCCCCGGAAACTCCAACAAGAAATGA
- the mlaE gene encoding lipid asymmetry maintenance ABC transporter permease subunit MlaE: MSWWHPAHVGHAVRGKLADVGQGTRLFVQLLRLLGTALRRPQLVGDQIHFLGNYSLSIIAVSGLFVGFVLGLQGYYTLQRYGSAEALGLLVALSLVRELGPVVTALLFAGRAGTSLTAEIGLMKAGEQLSAMEMMAVDPVSRILAPRFWAGVIVMPLLAAVFSAVGVIGGWIVGVLMIGVDGGAFWGQMQSGVDVWQDLGNGVLKSFVFGLTVTFVALLQGYAAKPTPEGVSRATTRTVVMASLAVLGLDFVLTALMFSI; encoded by the coding sequence ATGAGCTGGTGGCACCCCGCCCATGTGGGCCATGCCGTGCGCGGCAAGCTGGCGGACGTCGGCCAGGGCACGCGCCTGTTCGTGCAATTGCTGCGCCTGCTGGGCACGGCGCTGCGCCGTCCGCAGCTCGTGGGCGACCAGATCCACTTCCTGGGCAACTACTCGCTGTCCATCATCGCCGTGTCGGGCCTGTTCGTGGGCTTCGTGCTCGGGCTGCAGGGCTACTACACGCTGCAGCGCTATGGCTCGGCCGAGGCGCTGGGCCTGCTCGTGGCGCTGTCGCTGGTGCGCGAGCTCGGGCCCGTGGTCACGGCACTGCTGTTCGCCGGACGTGCGGGCACCTCGCTCACGGCCGAGATCGGCCTGATGAAGGCGGGCGAGCAGCTCAGTGCCATGGAAATGATGGCGGTGGACCCGGTCAGCCGCATCCTGGCGCCGCGCTTCTGGGCCGGCGTGATCGTGATGCCGCTGCTGGCGGCGGTGTTCAGCGCCGTGGGCGTGATCGGCGGCTGGATCGTGGGCGTGCTGATGATCGGGGTTGACGGTGGGGCCTTTTGGGGCCAGATGCAAAGCGGTGTCGATGTCTGGCAGGATTTGGGCAACGGCGTGCTCAAGAGCTTCGTGTTCGGCCTCACGGTGACTTTCGTGGCGCTGCTGCAGGGCTACGCCGCCAAGCCCACGCCCGAGGGGGTGTCGCGTGCCACCACGCGCACCGTGGTCATGGCGTCGCTGGCCGTGCTGGGCCTGGACTTCGTCCTCACGGCCCTGATGTTCAGCATTTGA
- a CDS encoding ABC transporter ATP-binding protein, producing MAEPALLVELRNVTFSYGERVILRDVSLQVPRGKVTALMGASGGGKTTVLRLIGGQQRAQQGQVLFDGQDVGAMAREQLFAARRRMGMLFQFGALFTDMSVFENVAFPLREHTDLPNELVRDIVLMKLHAVGLRGARDLMPSQVSGGMARRVALARAIVLDPELVMYDEPFAGLDPISLGTAAQLIRRLNDAMGLTTILVSHDLDETFRVADHVIVLGPGCVAAQGTPEEVRASQDPLVHQFVNALPTGPVPFHYPGPEVAQDFGPAGTSYGGGGR from the coding sequence ATGGCTGAACCCGCTCTTTTGGTGGAACTGCGCAACGTCACGTTCTCGTATGGCGAGCGCGTGATCCTGCGCGACGTCTCGCTGCAGGTGCCGCGTGGCAAGGTCACGGCGCTGATGGGCGCCTCGGGCGGCGGCAAGACCACGGTGCTGCGCCTGATCGGCGGCCAGCAGCGCGCGCAGCAGGGCCAGGTGCTGTTCGACGGGCAGGACGTGGGCGCCATGGCGCGCGAGCAGCTTTTCGCAGCGCGCCGCCGCATGGGCATGCTGTTCCAGTTCGGCGCCTTGTTCACCGACATGAGCGTGTTCGAGAACGTGGCCTTTCCGCTGCGCGAGCACACCGATCTGCCGAACGAGCTGGTGCGCGACATCGTGCTGATGAAGCTGCACGCCGTCGGGCTGCGCGGCGCGCGCGACCTGATGCCCAGCCAGGTTTCGGGCGGCATGGCGCGGCGCGTGGCGTTGGCGCGGGCCATCGTCCTGGACCCGGAACTGGTCATGTACGACGAGCCTTTCGCCGGGCTCGACCCGATTTCCCTGGGCACGGCGGCCCAGCTCATCCGCCGCCTCAACGATGCCATGGGGCTGACCACCATCCTGGTGTCGCACGACCTCGACGAAACCTTCCGCGTGGCAGACCACGTCATCGTCCTGGGCCCCGGCTGCGTGGCCGCCCAGGGCACGCCCGAAGAGGTGCGCGCCAGCCAGGACCCGCTGGTGCACCAGTTCGTCAACGCGTTGCCCACGGGGCCGGTGCCCTTTCATTACCCCGGCCCCGAGGTGGCGCAGGATTTCGGTCCGGCCGGAACGTCCTACGGTGGAGGTGGCCGATGA